A single region of the Hoeflea prorocentri genome encodes:
- a CDS encoding biotin--[acetyl-CoA-carboxylase] ligase, with the protein MNDPSSEFRHIALGDVDSTNLECLRRAREGDPGGLWVTANRQVKGRARRGRGWVSEPGNLYSSLLLIDPADPAALASLPLVIAVAAHAAISRVLPPGAAKPTIKWPNDVLINGAKVSGILLEGERLADGRMAVVIGCGINVAHAPEGVIYPTTTLQAQGASVSAEELFARLYQSMGEGLAAWNRGRGISSIRQAWLENAEGLGKTITVNLPAESIVGTFRDIDQSGCLVLVDKDNRIKTIAAGDVFFGQSNSNAL; encoded by the coding sequence TTGAACGACCCGTCTTCCGAATTCAGGCATATTGCGCTCGGAGACGTCGATTCGACAAATCTGGAATGCTTGCGCCGGGCTCGTGAGGGTGACCCAGGCGGATTGTGGGTCACCGCCAACCGGCAGGTCAAAGGCCGGGCACGGCGTGGACGCGGCTGGGTATCGGAGCCGGGCAACCTTTATTCATCGCTTTTGCTGATTGATCCTGCCGACCCCGCAGCACTCGCCAGCCTGCCGTTGGTCATTGCGGTTGCTGCTCACGCAGCCATCTCGAGAGTGTTGCCGCCGGGCGCTGCAAAACCGACAATCAAATGGCCGAACGATGTGCTGATCAACGGCGCCAAGGTGTCCGGTATCCTGCTGGAGGGTGAGAGGCTGGCAGATGGCCGTATGGCGGTTGTGATCGGCTGTGGCATAAATGTGGCCCATGCACCCGAAGGTGTTATATATCCCACGACAACTCTTCAGGCACAGGGCGCGTCTGTCTCTGCTGAAGAGCTCTTTGCAAGACTTTACCAATCGATGGGCGAGGGCCTTGCGGCCTGGAACAGGGGGCGCGGCATCTCGTCCATAAGACAGGCTTGGCTTGAGAATGCCGAAGGTTTAGGAAAGACAATCACGGTCAATCTGCCGGCGGAGTCCATCGTCGGCACATTCAGGGACATCGATCAGTCCGGTTGCCTCGTGCTTGTCGACAAGGACAACAGAATTAAAACGATTGCGGCCGGGGATGTGTTCTTTGGTCAGTCGAACTCAAACGCGCTGTAG
- the mce gene encoding methylmalonyl-CoA epimerase gives MIGRLNHVAIAVPDLEKAAAVYRAALGAAVSDAMALPDHGVTVVFVELDNTKVELLEPLGENSPIASYLEKNPAGGMHHICYEVPDILAARDRLKADGARVLGDGEPKIGAHGKPVLFLHPKDFCGTLVELEQV, from the coding sequence ATGATCGGCAGATTGAACCACGTGGCGATTGCCGTGCCTGACCTTGAGAAGGCGGCGGCGGTTTACCGGGCGGCCCTGGGCGCGGCGGTGTCCGACGCGATGGCGTTGCCTGACCACGGCGTGACGGTGGTGTTTGTCGAACTCGACAACACCAAGGTCGAACTGCTTGAACCGCTGGGCGAGAATTCGCCGATCGCCTCCTACCTGGAAAAGAATCCTGCCGGCGGCATGCATCACATCTGCTACGAGGTGCCCGACATTCTAGCGGCGCGCGACCGTCTCAAAGCGGACGGCGCGCGTGTTCTCGGCGATGGAGAGCCAAAGATCGGTGCGCATGGAAAGCCGGTGCTGTTCCTTCATCCGAAGGATTTTTGCGGCACGCTCGTTGAACTGGAGCAGGTCTGA
- a CDS encoding ABC transporter ATP-binding protein: MSGDAVLRIEGVEKNYEQGGNILSILKGADFTLNRGETVALVAPSGAGKSTLLHVAGLLEHPTAGEVFVAGKASSGLGDDARTAMRLSDIGFVYQFHHLLPEFTALENVMMPQMIAGLSHADASERARQLLDYMRIGHRAEHRPAELSGGEQQRVAIARSVSNAPLVLLADEPTGNLDPVTAGYVFEALNALVRQSGLAALIATHNHDIAAMMDRRVTLDEGKVVET, encoded by the coding sequence ATGAGCGGTGATGCGGTCCTTCGGATTGAGGGTGTGGAAAAAAACTACGAGCAGGGCGGCAATATCCTGTCGATCCTCAAGGGTGCGGACTTCACTTTGAATCGGGGTGAGACGGTTGCTTTGGTCGCGCCTTCGGGCGCCGGCAAATCGACACTCCTTCACGTGGCCGGGCTACTGGAACATCCGACCGCAGGTGAAGTCTTTGTGGCCGGCAAGGCCTCCAGCGGGCTCGGCGATGACGCACGGACAGCCATGCGCCTTTCCGATATCGGCTTCGTCTATCAGTTCCATCACCTGCTGCCCGAGTTCACGGCGCTTGAGAATGTCATGATGCCGCAAATGATCGCGGGGCTTTCGCATGCGGATGCGTCGGAACGGGCGCGTCAGTTGCTGGACTATATGCGGATCGGGCACCGCGCGGAACACAGGCCGGCCGAGTTGTCGGGCGGAGAACAGCAGCGCGTGGCGATCGCGCGGTCTGTATCCAACGCGCCGCTGGTTCTCCTGGCTGATGAACCCACCGGCAATCTCGATCCGGTGACGGCGGGTTATGTGTTTGAAGCGCTGAATGCACTTGTGCGCCAGTCGGGCCTGGCTGCGCTGATTGCGACTCACAACCACGATATCGCTGCGATGATGGACCGGCGGGTGACGTTGGACGAAGGCAAGGTTGTCGAAACCTGA
- a CDS encoding lipoprotein-releasing ABC transporter permease subunit, translating to MSNDIVEAQATTRSGKKPASGPFCAYERMIAWRYLRSRRREAFISVIAGFSFLGIMLGVATLIIVMAVMNGFRGELIDRILGVNGHIMVQPIDEPFNDYNALAEKLAAVTGVRAAIPMIDGQALVSGYRDVGTGALIRGIRADDLPKLGGVSDNILSGDLIGFAAGEGLLVGSRLASNLGLGVGDTIKLISPEGDVTPLGVTPRIKSYPVSGIFEIGMSEYDASMIFMPLGESQLYFNSDGLVQSIELFIDDPDSVDALRPLIEAAAGRQVYISDWRQQNRTFFSALEVERNVMFMILTLIVLVAALNIISGLIMLVKDKGHDIAILRTMGATSGAVLRIFFMTGAAIGVTGTLAGFLLGVIVCWNIESIRQFFSWLSGTTLFDPELYFLSQLPADMNAGETVAVLIMALVLSFLATLFPAWRASRLDPVEALRYE from the coding sequence ATGAGCAACGACATAGTAGAAGCGCAAGCAACGACGAGAAGCGGTAAAAAACCGGCGTCAGGCCCGTTCTGCGCCTATGAGCGGATGATTGCCTGGCGGTATCTCCGTTCAAGGCGGCGCGAGGCCTTCATTTCCGTCATTGCCGGTTTCTCCTTTCTCGGCATCATGCTTGGCGTTGCAACGCTGATCATCGTCATGGCCGTGATGAACGGCTTCCGCGGCGAGTTGATCGACCGCATTCTTGGCGTTAACGGCCACATCATGGTTCAGCCGATTGACGAGCCGTTCAATGACTATAATGCGCTGGCGGAAAAACTCGCAGCCGTTACGGGCGTCAGGGCTGCCATACCCATGATCGACGGGCAGGCACTTGTTTCGGGATATCGCGATGTCGGGACCGGCGCGCTGATACGCGGCATTCGCGCCGACGACCTTCCGAAGCTGGGTGGCGTGTCGGATAATATACTGTCCGGAGATCTTATCGGGTTCGCGGCAGGCGAGGGGCTATTGGTCGGTTCGCGTCTGGCGTCCAATCTCGGTCTCGGTGTCGGTGATACAATCAAGCTCATTTCCCCGGAGGGCGATGTCACTCCGCTTGGCGTAACGCCGCGCATCAAATCCTATCCGGTTTCGGGCATATTCGAGATCGGAATGTCGGAATATGACGCGTCGATGATCTTCATGCCACTCGGCGAGTCCCAGCTCTATTTCAATTCGGACGGGCTGGTGCAGTCGATCGAGCTGTTTATTGACGACCCCGACAGTGTCGACGCGCTTCGTCCGCTGATTGAGGCTGCTGCCGGGCGGCAGGTCTATATCAGCGATTGGAGACAGCAGAACCGCACATTCTTTTCCGCCCTCGAGGTCGAGCGCAATGTCATGTTCATGATCCTGACGCTGATCGTGCTGGTCGCCGCGCTCAATATCATTTCCGGCCTGATCATGCTGGTAAAGGACAAGGGGCACGACATTGCCATTCTTCGCACCATGGGTGCGACGTCCGGTGCGGTCTTGAGGATTTTCTTCATGACCGGCGCGGCCATCGGGGTGACAGGTACGCTGGCGGGCTTCCTGCTCGGTGTCATTGTCTGCTGGAACATTGAATCGATAAGGCAGTTCTTTTCCTGGCTATCGGGCACGACCCTTTTCGATCCGGAGCTCTATTTTCTCAGCCAGTTACCGGCGGATATGAATGCGGGCGAAACCGTTGCAGTGCTGATCATGGCGCTGGTGCTTTCGTTCCTGGCGACCCTTTTCCCTGCCTGGCGCGCCTCGCGGCTCGATCCGGTCGAAGCGCTGCGTTACGAGTAG
- a CDS encoding GNAT family N-acetyltransferase codes for MADIRLATPADLNSVVDCARKAYEHYIDIIGRKPAPMDADYADFIAKQNVFLICDPRPRGHVVFYRQDDCMLLWSVAVDPAHHGRGYGRQLMDYVETEAARQKLRAVRLFTHEKMRRNLTLYPALGYREIGRKNEKGFDRVFFEKAVKTT; via the coding sequence ATGGCCGACATCCGTCTTGCCACTCCGGCGGATCTCAATTCCGTTGTCGATTGCGCCCGCAAGGCCTACGAGCACTACATCGATATTATCGGCCGCAAGCCGGCCCCCATGGACGCCGACTACGCTGATTTCATCGCTAAGCAAAACGTCTTCCTCATTTGCGATCCACGCCCGCGCGGCCATGTCGTTTTTTACCGCCAGGACGATTGCATGCTTCTATGGAGCGTCGCTGTCGATCCGGCACACCATGGCCGCGGCTATGGACGGCAACTGATGGACTATGTGGAGACAGAGGCAGCCAGACAAAAGCTGCGGGCCGTGCGACTTTTCACCCATGAAAAGATGAGGAGGAACCTGACGCTTTACCCGGCTTTGGGATATCGGGAAATCGGCAGGAAGAACGAGAAGGGTTTCGATCGCGTCTTTTTCGAAAAAGCCGTCAAAACAACCTAG
- the proS gene encoding proline--tRNA ligase, with protein MRLSRFFLPILKENPKEAEIVSHRLMLRAGMIRQQSAGIYSWLPLGKRVLEKVNDIIRDEQNRAGAIEILMPTIQSAELWQESGRYDDYGREMLRIADRQERPMLYGPTNEEMVTDIFRSYVRSYKDLPLNLYHIQLKFRDEIRPRFGTMRSREFLMKDAYSFDIDQDAARHAYNKMFVAYLRTFARMGISVVPMRADTGPIGGDLSHEFIILADTGESEVFCHRDYLDFEVPGADTDFDDVAGLQGIVDKWTSLYAATSEMHDEKEFARVEDGARLSARGIEVGHIFYFGTKYSEPMGAKVMGPDGKEHPVHMGSYGIGPTRVVPAIIEASHDDAGIIWPESVAPFDLSIINMKAGDEACDGAGDTLYDALTGAGRDVLYDDRDERAGAKFATADLIGVPWQIVVGPRSIANGEVEVKNRRTGGRENLTVEAAINRFSSGDDQG; from the coding sequence ATGCGCCTCTCCCGCTTTTTCCTGCCCATTCTCAAAGAGAACCCCAAAGAGGCCGAGATCGTCTCGCACCGGCTGATGCTTCGCGCCGGAATGATCCGCCAGCAATCGGCGGGTATCTATTCCTGGCTGCCGCTTGGAAAACGGGTGCTTGAAAAGGTTAACGATATCATTCGGGATGAGCAGAACCGCGCCGGTGCGATTGAAATTCTTATGCCGACTATTCAATCGGCCGAGCTGTGGCAGGAGAGCGGGCGCTACGACGATTACGGGCGGGAGATGCTTCGCATTGCGGATCGTCAGGAGCGGCCCATGCTCTACGGTCCGACCAATGAAGAAATGGTCACCGACATCTTCCGCAGCTATGTGCGCTCCTACAAGGATCTGCCGCTAAACCTTTATCATATCCAGTTGAAGTTCCGGGACGAGATCCGTCCGCGTTTCGGCACGATGCGTTCGCGCGAATTCCTGATGAAGGATGCCTATTCCTTCGACATCGATCAGGATGCTGCCCGCCACGCCTATAACAAGATGTTCGTTGCCTATTTGCGCACGTTTGCCCGCATGGGCATATCCGTTGTGCCGATGCGCGCCGATACCGGGCCTATCGGCGGCGATTTGAGCCACGAGTTCATCATTCTTGCCGATACGGGTGAATCGGAAGTCTTTTGTCATCGGGATTATCTGGATTTCGAGGTCCCCGGAGCGGACACGGATTTTGATGATGTTGCCGGATTGCAGGGTATTGTCGACAAGTGGACATCGCTCTACGCCGCGACATCGGAAATGCACGATGAAAAGGAATTTGCGCGGGTCGAGGACGGTGCGCGGCTTTCCGCGCGCGGCATTGAGGTCGGGCATATCTTTTATTTCGGAACCAAGTATTCTGAACCGATGGGTGCGAAGGTCATGGGGCCTGACGGAAAGGAACATCCGGTCCATATGGGGTCCTACGGCATCGGTCCAACACGTGTGGTGCCGGCCATTATCGAAGCGTCCCATGACGATGCCGGTATTATCTGGCCTGAGAGTGTTGCGCCTTTTGATCTTTCGATCATCAACATGAAAGCCGGCGATGAAGCCTGCGACGGAGCGGGCGACACGCTTTACGACGCGCTGACCGGGGCAGGCCGTGATGTTCTTTACGATGATCGCGATGAGCGGGCGGGAGCCAAGTTTGCGACGGCCGATCTGATCGGCGTTCCGTGGCAGATCGTTGTCGGTCCGCGGTCAATCGCCAATGGCGAAGTCGAGGTCAAGAACCGACGGACCGGCGGTCGTGAAAATCTCACTGTTGAAGCGGCGATCAACCGTTTCTCCTCTGGCGACGATCAAGGATGA
- a CDS encoding ribonuclease J, with translation MASKDELVFLPLGGVGEIGMNLALYGFGPKGKREWLMVDCGVTFPGPDLPGVDLVLPDIRYIEDEKIDLKAIVITHAHEDHYGALADLWPYLGAPVYVTPFTAGMLEAKRAYEGNVEAVPVKTFNAGDTFQVGPFSIEAVAVSHSIPEPVSLVITTPVGRVVHTGDWKIDDAPSLGPLADEERFRAVGDDGVLALICDSTNALRDGVSPSEEDVGHSLQSIISAARGRVAITTFSSNVGRIRSVAEAARDAGRRVLLLGSSIKRVVDVATGLGYMDGLPPFVDEDEFDLIQRDKIVIILTGSQGESRAALAKMARDEMRRVMLNAGDTVVFSSRTIPGNEKPILDIKNALIDQGIDIVTDDDALVHVSGHPRRNELQRMYDWTRPQIVVPVHGEAAHLVAQAQFARECGIETVPPVRNGDVLRLAPGPAEIIDEAPHGRIYKDGDLIGDFEEMGVGERRKLSFVGHIAVSVILSNKHEIIGNPSVKPFGLPEVDENGDLLSDRLEEAAVSAIESIPRVRRRDLDVVRESVRRAVRAAARDVWGKKPVMTVFVSRV, from the coding sequence ATGGCATCCAAGGACGAACTCGTATTCCTGCCGCTTGGCGGCGTTGGCGAAATCGGCATGAACCTTGCGCTTTACGGCTTCGGGCCGAAGGGGAAGCGTGAGTGGCTGATGGTCGATTGCGGTGTCACGTTCCCCGGGCCGGATCTTCCGGGTGTCGACCTCGTTCTGCCGGATATCCGCTATATCGAAGATGAAAAGATAGATCTCAAAGCCATTGTGATCACCCATGCGCATGAGGATCACTACGGTGCGCTGGCGGACCTTTGGCCCTATCTCGGCGCTCCGGTCTATGTCACACCGTTTACGGCGGGCATGCTGGAAGCCAAGCGGGCTTATGAAGGCAATGTCGAGGCCGTACCTGTCAAGACATTCAATGCTGGCGATACGTTTCAGGTCGGGCCGTTTTCCATTGAAGCGGTGGCGGTCAGCCACTCCATCCCGGAGCCCGTTTCGCTTGTTATCACAACACCTGTCGGACGTGTGGTCCACACGGGAGACTGGAAAATCGACGATGCGCCGTCACTTGGTCCGCTGGCCGACGAAGAGCGGTTCCGGGCCGTCGGCGACGATGGTGTTCTTGCGCTCATTTGCGATTCGACCAATGCGCTGCGCGATGGCGTCTCACCTTCGGAAGAAGATGTCGGGCACAGTCTTCAAAGCATTATCAGCGCTGCGCGGGGCCGGGTTGCCATCACCACGTTTTCTTCAAATGTGGGGCGCATTCGCTCTGTTGCTGAAGCCGCGAGGGATGCAGGCCGCAGGGTTCTGCTGCTGGGCAGTTCGATCAAGCGTGTTGTCGATGTCGCCACGGGCCTTGGCTATATGGATGGGCTTCCTCCCTTTGTCGATGAAGACGAATTCGACCTAATTCAGCGCGACAAGATCGTGATTATCCTGACCGGCAGCCAGGGTGAATCGCGTGCGGCTCTGGCCAAGATGGCCCGTGACGAGATGCGCCGGGTCATGCTCAACGCCGGCGACACGGTCGTCTTTTCCTCGCGCACCATACCAGGCAATGAAAAGCCCATCCTCGATATCAAGAACGCACTGATCGATCAGGGTATCGACATAGTCACCGATGACGACGCGCTGGTGCATGTCTCGGGTCATCCGAGACGCAACGAACTGCAGCGGATGTATGATTGGACCCGCCCGCAGATTGTCGTTCCGGTTCACGGCGAAGCGGCGCATCTGGTTGCCCAGGCTCAATTTGCCCGTGAGTGCGGCATCGAGACCGTTCCACCCGTTCGCAATGGCGACGTGCTCAGGCTTGCACCCGGGCCGGCCGAGATCATTGATGAAGCGCCTCATGGGCGGATTTACAAAGACGGCGATCTGATCGGCGATTTCGAAGAAATGGGTGTTGGGGAACGGCGCAAGCTCTCCTTTGTCGGACATATCGCCGTCAGCGTTATCCTCAGCAACAAGCATGAGATCATCGGAAACCCTTCAGTGAAACCTTTCGGCCTGCCGGAGGTTGATGAAAACGGAGACCTGCTGTCGGACAGGCTGGAGGAAGCAGCGGTAAGCGCGATCGAGAGCATACCGAGGGTTCGCCGGCGCGATCTTGATGTCGTACGCGAATCCGTGCGGCGTGCGGTTCGGGCTGCCGCCCGGGATGTCTGGGGCAAGAAGCCTGTCATGACTGTGTTTGTTTCCAGGGTATAG
- a CDS encoding DUF1467 family protein codes for MTILTAIAVYFIIWWITLFAVLPIGVRTQADESDVTLGTTESAPLRLQMRKKLVLTSIVAAIIFAIYFVLTEAFGISVDSIPRIVPDFSER; via the coding sequence ATGACCATACTGACGGCCATTGCAGTTTATTTCATAATCTGGTGGATCACGCTGTTTGCCGTCCTGCCGATCGGTGTGCGCACGCAGGCGGATGAAAGCGATGTGACGCTGGGAACAACGGAAAGCGCGCCGTTGCGATTGCAGATGCGCAAAAAACTCGTGCTGACGAGTATTGTCGCGGCGATTATTTTCGCCATCTACTTTGTGTTGACCGAAGCTTTCGGCATTTCAGTCGATTCCATTCCGCGCATCGTACCTGATTTTTCCGAGCGCTAG
- a CDS encoding benzoate/H(+) symporter BenE family transporter yields MPASIVISALVAVLVGFGSSVAIVLAAASAVGANAAQTSSWIAAICLATAAITLILSLRYKMPIVAAWSTPGAALIAQSTGESIETAVGAFIFAALLTLLTAAFRPLAALIERIPASVAAAMLAGILFSFVLGVFTHLKTAPELVLPLLLLFVLIRVFSPIWAVLSVLLCGIILTYVLGLAEPPPGLRISNLEWITPQFRIDTLIGLGLPLYLVTMASQNLPGFAVLKASGFTPPSRPVLAVTGLASLASAGFGAHTTNLAAITASICTGPDAHPDPKKRWLCGPVYAAGYVIIALFGASLVALFASFPSALIATIASIALIGALAASLGAGLAEEKDRFVAVATFAVTASGLSAFGIGSAFWGLAAGLLIYGVDRVYRRIAR; encoded by the coding sequence ATGCCAGCTTCCATCGTCATATCCGCACTTGTTGCCGTGCTGGTCGGCTTTGGAAGTTCTGTTGCAATTGTTCTTGCCGCCGCCTCGGCAGTCGGCGCCAATGCTGCACAGACATCGTCCTGGATCGCGGCAATCTGCCTGGCGACCGCTGCCATCACACTCATTCTCAGCCTGCGCTACAAGATGCCGATCGTCGCAGCCTGGTCGACACCGGGCGCAGCGCTCATCGCACAATCCACCGGAGAAAGCATCGAAACAGCTGTCGGCGCGTTCATCTTCGCTGCACTGCTGACGCTTCTGACGGCCGCTTTCCGGCCGCTCGCGGCGTTGATTGAACGCATACCGGCATCCGTTGCCGCGGCTATGCTTGCCGGCATCCTCTTCAGTTTCGTCCTTGGCGTCTTTACGCATCTCAAGACCGCCCCGGAGCTTGTCCTGCCGCTTCTGCTTCTCTTCGTCCTGATCCGGGTCTTTTCACCCATCTGGGCGGTTTTGTCTGTCCTGCTGTGCGGGATCATCCTGACCTATGTGCTGGGACTTGCCGAACCGCCGCCGGGATTGCGCATCTCCAACCTCGAGTGGATCACACCACAGTTCAGGATCGATACGCTCATCGGGCTTGGTCTGCCGCTCTATCTCGTCACCATGGCATCACAGAACCTGCCGGGTTTTGCCGTTTTGAAAGCATCGGGATTTACACCGCCGTCGCGCCCCGTCCTGGCAGTGACGGGACTGGCATCGCTTGCGAGTGCCGGTTTCGGTGCACACACGACAAATCTCGCCGCCATAACCGCATCCATATGCACCGGTCCCGATGCTCACCCAGATCCGAAAAAGCGCTGGTTGTGCGGCCCGGTCTACGCCGCAGGCTACGTCATCATTGCACTGTTCGGCGCTTCGCTCGTTGCATTGTTTGCAAGTTTTCCCTCAGCGCTTATTGCGACGATTGCAAGCATAGCCCTCATCGGCGCCCTCGCGGCCTCACTTGGCGCAGGCTTAGCTGAAGAAAAGGACCGCTTCGTCGCCGTTGCCACCTTCGCCGTCACCGCCTCCGGCCTTTCGGCGTTCGGTATCGGATCGGCTTTCTGGGGATTGGCGGCGGGGCTTCTCATCTATGGTGTGGACCGCGTCTACCGGCGGATCGCGCGGTAG
- the nuoN gene encoding NADH-quinone oxidoreductase subunit NuoN, whose product MTPELLVASLQLTIPELMLAVGSMVLLMIGVFSGNRSSTMVTGLAVALLIISGLWLVLVSGEGLAFGGSFLQDPFARFMKVLTLIGSITAMVMAVGHAQEEQIDRFEFPVLIVLATLGMMLMISANDLIALYLGIELQSLALYVIAAINRDSARSTEAGLKYFVLGALSSGMLLYGASLIYGFTGHIGFEEIAETLASGDRSLGVIFGLVFLLAGIAFKISAVPFHMWTPDVYEGAPTPVTAFFAAAPKIAAMAMLVRIVIEAFEPVALDWQQIIVFISIASMVLGAFAAIGQRNIKRLMAYSSIGHMGYALVGLAAGSQVGVRGVAIYMLIYMVTTLGTFACILAMRRKEEGNVEQIDDLSGLASTNPLMATVLTVFMFSLAGIPPLAGFFAKYFVFLAAIESGLYALAVIGVLASVVGAYYYLRIVKIMWFDEAGESFVPVSGELRLVMGVSGLFVIGYVLVGGPIGQAAGVAAKTLFIAG is encoded by the coding sequence ATGACTCCTGAACTCCTCGTAGCAAGCCTGCAGCTGACGATACCGGAATTGATGCTTGCCGTCGGCTCGATGGTCCTGTTGATGATCGGGGTCTTTTCCGGCAATCGTTCGTCGACGATGGTGACGGGGCTTGCCGTTGCGCTTCTCATTATTTCCGGTTTGTGGCTGGTTCTTGTGTCCGGCGAAGGTCTGGCCTTTGGCGGTTCGTTCCTTCAGGACCCGTTTGCCCGGTTCATGAAGGTGCTGACCCTGATCGGGTCCATTACTGCGATGGTGATGGCGGTCGGTCATGCGCAGGAGGAGCAGATCGACCGGTTTGAGTTCCCGGTCCTTATCGTACTCGCCACGCTCGGCATGATGCTGATGATCTCGGCGAATGACCTGATTGCGCTTTATCTTGGCATCGAGCTGCAGTCCCTGGCCCTTTATGTCATCGCAGCGATCAACCGTGACAGTGCCCGTTCAACGGAGGCCGGACTGAAATATTTTGTCCTCGGCGCCCTGTCATCGGGCATGCTTCTTTACGGCGCGTCGCTGATTTACGGGTTCACCGGACATATCGGATTTGAGGAAATTGCTGAAACGCTGGCGAGCGGCGATCGCTCCCTCGGCGTGATCTTCGGCCTTGTCTTCCTGCTCGCCGGTATCGCGTTCAAGATTTCCGCGGTTCCGTTCCACATGTGGACGCCGGATGTCTATGAGGGCGCGCCGACACCGGTCACTGCTTTTTTTGCAGCTGCACCCAAAATCGCGGCCATGGCCATGCTGGTGCGTATCGTCATCGAAGCCTTTGAGCCGGTCGCGTTGGACTGGCAGCAGATCATCGTCTTCATCTCGATCGCCTCCATGGTGCTTGGTGCGTTTGCCGCGATCGGTCAACGCAACATCAAACGGCTGATGGCTTATTCGTCGATCGGCCATATGGGCTATGCGCTTGTCGGTCTGGCAGCCGGCTCCCAGGTTGGCGTGCGGGGTGTCGCCATCTACATGCTGATTTACATGGTGACCACCCTCGGCACTTTTGCCTGCATATTGGCCATGCGGCGTAAGGAAGAGGGCAATGTCGAGCAAATCGATGACCTCTCCGGGCTTGCGTCGACCAATCCGCTGATGGCGACCGTGTTGACCGTTTTCATGTTCTCGCTGGCAGGCATTCCGCCGCTTGCCGGATTCTTCGCCAAATATTTCGTCTTTCTTGCTGCGATCGAATCCGGCCTTTATGCGCTGGCTGTGATCGGCGTGCTGGCCTCTGTTGTGGGTGCCTACTATTACCTGCGCATCGTCAAAATCATGTGGTTTGACGAGGCAGGGGAGAGTTTTGTTCCCGTTTCGGGCGAATTGCGTCTGGTGATGGGCGTGTCGGGCCTGTTTGTCATCGGTTATGTACTGGTCGGTGGACCGATCGGGCAGGCGGCCGGGGTTGCGGCCAAGACGCTGTTTATAGCCGGGTGA